The Mytilus trossulus isolate FHL-02 chromosome 13, PNRI_Mtr1.1.1.hap1, whole genome shotgun sequence genome has a segment encoding these proteins:
- the LOC134694469 gene encoding uncharacterized protein LOC134694469, producing MQAICLRHGAYLANFETLEELMLMKYELKKINTGQHYYIGGRNVNRYKSGGDWRWIKHGKMTKMTYFAFDSSEPNGSFSSPEDCLLFHGTRGYISS from the exons GCGATATGTTTACGACATGGTGCATACCTGGCCAACTTTGAGACATTAGAAGAATTGATgttaatgaaatatgaattgAAGAAGATAAATACTG GTCAACATTACTACATTGGTGGAC GTAACGTTAACAGATATAAGTCTGGCGGCGATTGGAGATGGATTAAACATGGAAAGATGACTAAGATGACATACTTTGCATTCGATTCCTCAGAACCAAATGGATCCTTTTCTTCACCAGAAGATTGTTTACTTTTCCATGGAACTCGAGGTTACATTTCTTCATAA